Below is a window of Pseudomonas eucalypticola DNA.
GCAGCATGGCCTGGCGCGTCAGGTTGCGGGAAAAATCCAGGTCGCCCTCGGTGGCGGCACGCAATTCAAGCCGCATCCGCCCCTCCCTCGGCCACCAGGCCTTCGACCCGAGCCTGCCAGCCCTCGCCCGTGCGCCGCGCTACCAGCAGCTGTTCACCGGCCCCGTTGACCGCCACCACCAAGCGCCCCTGGGCATCCCACAGCGCGCTGCGTCCAGCCGCCTGCCAGCCGCCGGTGGGCCCCCCGTGGTTGGCCAGCAGCACGGCCATGCCATGGGTGCGGGCATAGCCCTGAAGGATGTGACTGTCGGCCGGGTAGCCCGCCTCACCTATGAGCACGCTGGCGGCATACACAGTGGCCCCCGCCTCACGGGCCAGGCGCGCGTGCTCGGGGCGAGTGAAGTCGGCGCACACCGCCAGGGCGATGTGCTCGCCCCCCAGGTGCAGGGGCGCACCGCCGATGCCGGCGGCGAAAAAAACCTCTTCACCGCCGTGCAGGTGTTGCTTGGTATAGACCGTCTGGTCGCCATTGGCGTGCAGTACCAGCGCGCCTATCCGCACTTCCGTTTGGGTGGATTCGCGCAACGGCAAGCCGACCACCGTCGTCATGCCCAGTGTTCGCGCCCGATCGCGCAGCGGCTGCAGCAGCGGCGTAGCGGCGGGTTGCGCCAGCGCGGCCGCCAGGGTGGGCTCGTAACCGGTCAGCGACAGCTCCGGGAACAGCAGACATTGCACGCCATGGTGCGCGGCACGGTCCATGAACTGCAGGTGGCGGGCGATATTGGCGGCCAGGTCGCCGGCAATGGCGCAGGTCTGGGCGGCGGCGATGCACAGGGCGGTCATGAGATGTCCTGATCTCGAAATGATGAAATGAATGATGCCACAAACCTGACAGCGATCACTCACAGGGCCGCGGCATAAAACCGCAGATAACACTTGAACAGTGCGCAATCGCTGCAGTAAGCTCGGCGCATCTTGACGGAGACATCCATGTCCAACGCCCTTCACACTCAGGCTCAGCACACTGCCAGCGCACGTCGCTCGGTAGCGGTTGCGGCTGTGCGTTCGGCTGCCGTCGTTGCAGATTATTACTATGGGTATTGGTTTAGCCACTGGCGCGCCTGATACCCTTATCCGGCGGCCAGAACCCAAGGTCGCCCGGTTTGAGAAACTCCAAAACCCCCGGTCGGCCTCCCGACCGGGGGTTTTGTTTTTTTCGCCACCTGTTTTCCCTTTTTGCCATTTGCCACAGAGGATCGACCCCATGAACTACGCCACCTATTACCGCTACGACTATTGCACCGCCTGGCGATTTACCACCCTCCGTTCGGGACAGCTTGCCGCCTCCGACCGGTCGTGCCTGGGTGGCCATGCGCTAACACATACCAATAGTCGAACATCGCGATAGGGTTGCGCGTGCGCACAGGGTGCGCCGCCAACCCAGGGAAAATACTTCATGAACATCTCAATCAGTGCCCTGCCCCTTGCCACCACCGCTGCCCAGGCCCTGCCCCTGGCCCCTGCCGCGAATGCGCCGGCCCTTCAGCGCTTGCCCAGCACCGTCGAACTCAAGCAGCAACTGCCCCTGGCCCGCGAACTCAACCAACAGGTCAGCGGCCATCGCAACGCGATCCGCGCCATTCTCGAAGGCCGTGACCCACGCCTGCTGGTAGTGGTCGGCCCCTGCTCGCTGCACGACCCCGATTCTGCCCTGGAGTACGCTGAACGCCTGGCGACCCTGGCCACCGACGTGCAGGACCAACTGCTGCTGGTCATGCGCGCCTACGTGGAAAAGCCCCGCACCACCGTGGGTTGGAAAGGCCTGGCCTACGACCCCCGCATGGACGGTAGCGACGACATGGTCGGCGGCCTGAAACTGTCCCGCCAACTGATGCTGGAAATGCTGCACATGGGCCTGCCCCTGGCCACCGAATTGCTGCAGCCCATGGCGGCCGGCTACCTGGACGACCTGCTGAGCTGGGTCGCGGTGGGGGCGCGTACCACTGAATCGCAGATCCACCGGGAAATGGCCAGCGGCCTGAAGATGCCGGTAGGTTTCAAGAACGGCACCGACGGCGGCGTGGCCATCGCCTGTGACGCCATGCGCAGCGCCGCCCACCCGCACCGCCACTTCGGCGTGTCCGCCGAGGGCCACCCGGCCATCATCGAAACCGCTGGCAACCCCGACACCCACCTGGTACTGCGCGGCGGCCATCGCGGCCCCAACTACGACCATGACAGCGTCGCCCAGGTACACCAGGCACTGGGCAAGGCCGGCGTCTCGGCGCGCATCATGGTCGATTGCAGCCACGCCAACAGCGGCAAGAACCCGCTGAACCAGCCCAAGGTGTTCAATGACGTGTTGCAGCAGCGGCTGCTGGGGGACCGTTCACTGGTGGCGGCCATGCTGGAAAGCCACCTGTTCGAAGGCAGCCAGGCCATCGGCCCGGGCATGCGGTACGGGGTATCGGTGACCGATGGTTGCCTGGGCTGGGAGGATACCGAAGCGCTGTTGCGCGACGCGGCGTTCGCGCTGCGCGGTTGACAGTCCGGCTACCCATGGCTGCAGCAGTGGCCCGGGGCGCGTCGACGGTGTCGGCGGCGTGCCGGCTGCTGCGCGGTGTATGGGACGCGGCCGGTCCGCTGTCACGGTTGCCGGTTGAAGCACGCGACGCCACGCCGATTTTGCGTTAGGCTGCTTTCTTTCTGTTTTTCTGGAGTACTTTCCCATGGCCAAAGCCACTGCCCGTCACATCCTGGTGTCCTCGGAAGCCAAGTGCAACGAACTGAAAGCACAAATCGAAGGCGGCGCCGACTTCGCTGAAGTCGCCAAGGCCAACTCCAGCTGCCCGTCGAGCCGCC
It encodes the following:
- a CDS encoding carbon-nitrogen hydrolase family protein codes for the protein MTALCIAAAQTCAIAGDLAANIARHLQFMDRAAHHGVQCLLFPELSLTGYEPTLAAALAQPAATPLLQPLRDRARTLGMTTVVGLPLRESTQTEVRIGALVLHANGDQTVYTKQHLHGGEEVFFAAGIGGAPLHLGGEHIALAVCADFTRPEHARLAREAGATVYAASVLIGEAGYPADSHILQGYARTHGMAVLLANHGGPTGGWQAAGRSALWDAQGRLVVAVNGAGEQLLVARRTGEGWQARVEGLVAEGGADAA
- a CDS encoding 3-deoxy-7-phosphoheptulonate synthase, whose amino-acid sequence is MNISISALPLATTAAQALPLAPAANAPALQRLPSTVELKQQLPLARELNQQVSGHRNAIRAILEGRDPRLLVVVGPCSLHDPDSALEYAERLATLATDVQDQLLLVMRAYVEKPRTTVGWKGLAYDPRMDGSDDMVGGLKLSRQLMLEMLHMGLPLATELLQPMAAGYLDDLLSWVAVGARTTESQIHREMASGLKMPVGFKNGTDGGVAIACDAMRSAAHPHRHFGVSAEGHPAIIETAGNPDTHLVLRGGHRGPNYDHDSVAQVHQALGKAGVSARIMVDCSHANSGKNPLNQPKVFNDVLQQRLLGDRSLVAAMLESHLFEGSQAIGPGMRYGVSVTDGCLGWEDTEALLRDAAFALRG